In the genome of Negativicoccus succinicivorans, one region contains:
- a CDS encoding ClC family H(+)/Cl(-) exchange transporter, which translates to MSFLKIETLRSRSLRTDSTLLLEGVLVGLLAGGAGVIYRLLISWCEDSVSYLAQLAALDWSRLPLILIAFCIGAIALGAIVRHEPYAGGSGIPQVTAEITGRIQTSPLSVLLHKYLGGTIAALCGLSLGREGPSIQLGAMCGKLVARGLKHNYIRAQNLMSCGAAAGLSVAFNAPVSGVLFSLEEIHKTITKRLIISCFAAALTADVVSQYVFGLAPIFHFPEIGKMPVSMYPWVVLLGIVSGCMGAVYFWGLRGCYYVYGKLNLYILLRPLPAILCSFVLMLFFPIVLGGGHPILGQLLNAPHALWWLLLLLVVKTAFSLISFASGVPGGIFLPILIQGAILGCLFGQIVAPEYVVLFIVLAMAGYLTAVVRSPLTSLLLLFEMTQRISYFLPLAICCLLAYYTANALGTPPIYEYLLQNILRKEKPRPDFDTTMMQVTAVVSDHSPLAGTALRDIALPPHALVIAIDRQGVAVVPRGETEIQAHDQLVFVLPRNQIGALEALLDETTEYEQP; encoded by the coding sequence ATGTCATTTTTAAAAATTGAAACGCTGCGCAGTCGCTCTTTACGGACCGACTCTACCTTGCTTTTGGAAGGTGTTTTGGTCGGGTTGCTGGCGGGCGGCGCGGGTGTCATTTATCGTTTGCTGATCAGTTGGTGCGAGGACAGTGTCAGCTATTTGGCGCAACTGGCCGCCTTGGACTGGTCCCGGTTGCCGCTGATCCTGATCGCTTTTTGCATCGGCGCCATTGCACTGGGCGCGATCGTTCGTCACGAACCGTATGCGGGCGGCAGCGGTATCCCGCAGGTGACCGCAGAAATTACCGGTCGGATTCAAACGTCCCCGCTTTCGGTTTTGCTGCATAAATATTTGGGCGGAACCATCGCCGCGCTTTGCGGCTTATCCCTCGGTCGCGAAGGCCCGTCCATTCAGCTCGGCGCGATGTGCGGTAAACTCGTCGCCCGGGGTTTGAAACATAATTATATTCGGGCGCAAAATTTGATGTCATGCGGCGCGGCGGCCGGTCTTTCGGTCGCGTTTAACGCCCCGGTATCCGGCGTACTGTTTTCGCTGGAAGAAATTCATAAAACGATTACGAAGCGCTTGATCATCAGCTGCTTCGCCGCCGCCTTGACGGCGGATGTCGTCAGTCAATACGTATTCGGTCTCGCGCCGATTTTCCATTTTCCCGAGATCGGCAAGATGCCGGTCAGCATGTACCCATGGGTCGTTCTGCTCGGCATTGTTTCGGGCTGCATGGGCGCTGTATATTTTTGGGGTCTGCGCGGCTGCTACTATGTGTACGGCAAATTGAATTTATATATTTTATTGCGACCGCTGCCGGCGATTCTCTGCTCGTTCGTGCTGATGCTCTTCTTCCCGATCGTCTTGGGTGGCGGGCATCCGATCTTGGGCCAGCTGTTAAATGCGCCGCATGCGCTTTGGTGGTTATTGCTGCTGCTCGTGGTCAAAACCGCTTTTTCCTTGATTTCATTTGCCTCCGGCGTACCGGGCGGCATCTTCCTGCCGATTTTGATTCAAGGCGCGATTCTCGGCTGTCTGTTCGGTCAAATCGTCGCGCCGGAGTACGTCGTGCTTTTCATCGTGCTCGCGATGGCGGGCTATCTGACGGCGGTCGTGCGCAGCCCGCTCACGTCGCTCTTACTTTTATTTGAAATGACGCAGCGCATCTCCTACTTTTTACCGCTCGCTATTTGCTGTCTGTTGGCGTATTACACGGCGAACGCGCTCGGCACGCCGCCGATTTACGAATATTTATTGCAAAACATTTTGCGTAAAGAAAAACCGCGTCCCGATTTCGATACGACGATGATGCAGGTGACCGCGGTTGTTTCCGATCACAGCCCGCTTGCCGGCACGGCCTTGCGTGACATCGCGTTACCGCCGCACGCGTTAGTGATCGCCATTGATCGCCAGGGCGTCGCGGTGGTGCCACGCGGCGAAACGGAAATCCAGGCCCACGATCAGCTGGTCTTTGTCTTGCCGCGCAATCAGATCGGCGCGCTCGAAGCGCTGCTCGATGAAACCACCGAATACGAACAACCGTAG
- a CDS encoding D-2-hydroxyacid dehydrogenase, whose product MPKLVVLNHLTPERLERLQRVRPDATVEAYAKMSEALPHLEDADAVALWGSMDPLPVLEAAPKLRWLHSMSAGIEKLLPPPMQQNDIVLTHTAAIHDAPVAERALALLLALRHKLKRAVTAQAEKNWDPQSFTSLENTKVLIAGFGGIGKEIAKRCAAFGAEIIAVKNHLTEEALADRVITNDELMSVLPEVDVVMCALPGTPETEGYFGAKEIAAMKKGVYFINIARGTIVDEAALIEALQSGRVAGAGLDVTAREPLPEDSPLWTLDNVILTPHTAARVYGYMDKVLDVLADNWQRFLRDQKLKNVIDKKRGY is encoded by the coding sequence ATGCCAAAACTGGTAGTACTCAACCATCTGACACCGGAACGCTTGGAACGTTTGCAACGGGTCCGCCCCGATGCCACTGTCGAAGCGTACGCTAAAATGAGCGAGGCGCTGCCGCACCTGGAAGATGCCGATGCGGTGGCCTTGTGGGGTTCCATGGATCCGCTTCCCGTGCTGGAAGCCGCGCCGAAACTGCGCTGGCTGCACAGCATGAGCGCCGGGATTGAAAAACTGTTGCCGCCTCCCATGCAACAAAACGATATCGTCTTGACGCACACCGCCGCGATTCACGATGCGCCGGTCGCGGAGCGGGCGCTGGCGTTGCTGCTCGCGTTGCGTCACAAATTAAAACGCGCCGTGACGGCGCAAGCGGAAAAAAATTGGGATCCGCAGTCATTTACGTCGCTGGAAAATACGAAAGTGTTGATCGCCGGTTTCGGTGGCATCGGTAAAGAAATCGCCAAACGCTGCGCGGCCTTCGGCGCGGAAATCATCGCGGTAAAAAATCACCTTACGGAAGAGGCTTTGGCCGATCGCGTCATCACCAACGATGAATTGATGAGCGTCTTGCCGGAAGTCGACGTCGTCATGTGCGCGCTGCCCGGCACACCGGAAACGGAAGGATATTTCGGCGCCAAAGAAATCGCCGCGATGAAAAAAGGCGTTTACTTCATCAATATCGCGCGCGGCACCATCGTTGACGAAGCCGCCTTGATCGAGGCGCTGCAGTCGGGTCGCGTCGCGGGCGCGGGTCTTGACGTCACCGCGCGGGAACCGTTACCGGAGGATTCGCCGCTGTGGACGCTCGACAATGTCATTTTGACTCCGCATACCGCGGCGCGCGTCTACGGCTACATGGACAAAGTTTTAGATGTGCTGGCGGATAATTGGCAACGCTTTTTACGCGATCAGAAGTTGAAGAATGTCATTGATAAAAAACGCGGGTATTGA